A region from the Paenarthrobacter aurescens genome encodes:
- the rdgB gene encoding RdgB/HAM1 family non-canonical purine NTP pyrophosphatase, which yields MSGTPASESPRLVLATHNKGKLKELRELLRGQVPGLDVDTQVVDAAAAGAPDVAETGVTFAENSLLKARAVAEATGLIAIADDSGLAVDVLGGAPGIFSARWSGTHGDDAANLRLLLAQLSDVPDSFRGAAFVCAAALAVPGPDGIAHETVEYGQLEGTLLREPRGEGGFGYDPVLQPAGMDRSCAELGAEEKNAISHRGQAFRALLPAIVKALSEAGAA from the coding sequence GTGAGCGGCACGCCGGCGTCAGAATCCCCTCGCCTCGTCCTGGCTACCCACAACAAAGGCAAGCTGAAGGAACTCCGGGAGCTGCTTCGCGGCCAGGTTCCAGGGCTCGACGTCGACACCCAGGTGGTGGACGCTGCCGCGGCAGGTGCCCCGGATGTTGCCGAGACCGGTGTGACCTTTGCGGAGAACTCCCTGCTCAAAGCCCGCGCAGTAGCAGAGGCAACAGGCCTCATAGCGATTGCTGATGATTCAGGTCTTGCCGTTGATGTCCTCGGCGGAGCTCCCGGGATCTTCTCTGCCCGATGGTCAGGCACTCATGGAGACGACGCTGCCAACTTGAGGCTTTTGCTGGCACAGCTCTCTGACGTCCCGGACTCCTTCCGGGGGGCTGCCTTCGTTTGCGCGGCTGCTCTTGCAGTTCCGGGTCCTGATGGTATTGCCCACGAGACTGTGGAGTATGGCCAGCTTGAGGGGACGCTCCTTCGGGAGCCCCGCGGGGAAGGTGGCTTCGGGTACGATCCCGTGCTGCAGCCGGCCGGGATGGACCGCAGCTGTGCCGAGCTTGGTGCCGAGGAGAAGAACGCCATCAGCCACCGGGGTCAGGCTTTCCGTGCTCTGCTGCCTGCGATTGTGAAGGCTTTGTCCGAGGCTGGCGCCGCCTAG